CGATTTCCTGATAACTCAGGCCGCCAAAATGACGCAACAACACCAGTTCGCGGTATTCGGGCCTGAGCCCTTCGATCACCTGCCGCAGCTCCATCGCAAGCGCGCGGTTTTGGAGGTGGCCAAGAGGATCCTTCGCGTTGTCCGGGATGATCACCTCCACCTCGCCCCCGTCCGCATCGGTCCGGTAGAGAGGCATCGTGCTCAGACGGCGGCGACGGAGCTGATCGATGCCAAGATTGTGGGCGATTCGAAAGAGCCAAGTCGAGAATCGGTATCTCGGGTCGAATCGCTCGAGCGCCGACCACGCACGAATAAAAGCTTCCTGCGACAGCTCGCGTGCAAGCTCGATATCACCGACCAGCTGGCCGAGAAACGCCGTCAGTCGGCGCTGATAGCGCCGCACGAGGAGTCCGAAAGCATCTTCATCACCGTCGAGAGCAAGCTCGACGAGGCGCTCATCGGTCAGTTCAGATGCTCTCTCCACCACGGCCAACGATCATACCTCGGCAGAGAAGTACGGAAGACAGGCGGTGGTGGATGTTGGATGTTGGATGTTGGACGTTGGATTCGACAAATCGATACATTCTCTCGCTGAATTTTCGACCGATGGGTGGGAGGGTCCAGCACGGAGTTTCGAGCATCGGGAGGGTGGACAGTGCCTCTTCTGCTAGACTTTTCGCGGAGGTGTGCCCGTGCGCAGACATCATCTGATCATCTGGTTCCTGGTCGCAGCATTGGCCCTGCCTGGCATGTACGGCATCGCAGACCAGGAGCAACAGGAAGACACCATTCGCCCTATCGGCGGATTGACGTTCGTCGACGAGATCGAGCTGACAATCGCGAATCTGATCGTGTATGTCACCGATAAAAAGGGCCGCGCGATCACCGATTTGACGAAGGACGATTTCCTCGTCTATCAGGATGGCGATCGCAAACAGATCAGCAATTTCAAGCTCTATACCAACGAGATTGTCCGCGGCGAGCTCGAGGAACCGCTCGAGGCTCCGCTCGCCACACCGACCCCCGCCGCTGTCGACGTCGATACCGCCGGTCCTCAGCCTGTCCACCTGGTGCTGTAC
This DNA window, taken from Acidobacteriota bacterium, encodes the following:
- a CDS encoding sigma-70 family RNA polymerase sigma factor, which translates into the protein MVERASELTDERLVELALDGDEDAFGLLVRRYQRRLTAFLGQLVGDIELARELSQEAFIRAWSALERFDPRYRFSTWLFRIAHNLGIDQLRRRRLSTMPLYRTDADGGEVEVIIPDNAKDPLGHLQNRALAMELRQVIEGLRPEYRELVLLRHFGGLSYQEIADFTNMPLGTVKNKLFRAHSVLRKALTDFL